A genomic window from Paenibacillus sp. FSL K6-0276 includes:
- a CDS encoding SpoIIIAH-like family protein has protein sequence MNGKRQTIWLVSMLSLMVVLSAYYLFTEDSGASIPKDTAGTMQVDSLKKDTANAALPTVGDKGIVVNEVVNQGEVVADGGVVDKDSGTTATDDSAATATTDDSATTAVKDDSGKGTANSGNSEKATTDTAAKDNSKTSDKAAKDTATKDTAAKDTATNTTTKTPAKNDKEILDEVASQSVSASSMFTNYLYEREQKNLKSQRDLLTLINDMEKTPADNAVAQEQLLNLEEKESKITGIEEQLQQKYGEAIVKEEAGDSYKVVVLSDKLDVKQAVSIVDLVMKELSVSQDKVSVQYVSEK, from the coding sequence ATGAACGGAAAAAGACAAACAATATGGTTGGTTTCTATGCTTAGTTTGATGGTTGTCCTCTCGGCATACTATTTATTCACGGAAGACTCAGGTGCTTCGATTCCAAAAGATACAGCAGGGACAATGCAGGTGGATTCCTTGAAAAAAGACACAGCAAACGCAGCATTACCAACGGTTGGCGACAAAGGGATCGTTGTAAATGAAGTAGTCAATCAAGGTGAAGTTGTTGCTGATGGAGGAGTCGTAGATAAAGATAGCGGCACCACTGCTACTGACGATAGTGCAGCTACCGCAACTACTGATGACAGTGCAACTACAGCAGTTAAGGATGATAGCGGAAAAGGTACAGCAAACAGTGGCAACTCAGAGAAAGCTACGACTGACACCGCTGCGAAAGACAACAGTAAAACTTCCGATAAGGCGGCTAAAGATACAGCAACTAAAGATACAGCAGCTAAAGATACAGCGACTAATACAACAACCAAAACCCCTGCTAAGAATGACAAAGAAATCTTGGATGAAGTAGCTTCACAAAGCGTATCGGCGAGCAGCATGTTTACTAACTACCTGTATGAACGCGAGCAAAAGAATCTAAAGAGCCAACGAGACTTGCTCACCTTGATCAATGATATGGAAAAGACACCTGCTGATAACGCGGTCGCTCAAGAACAGCTCCTTAACCTGGAAGAAAAAGAATCCAAAATTACGGGTATCGAAGAACAGCTTCAACAAAAATATGGTGAAGCCATCGTGAAGGAAGAAGCTGGTGACAGCTATAAAGTGGTCGTGCTCAGCGACAAGCTGGATGTGAAACAAGCGGTTAGCATTGTTGATCTCGTGATGAAAGAACTGAGTGTGTCTCAGGATAAAGTTAGTGTTCAATACGTTTCTGAGAAATAA
- the spoIIIAG gene encoding stage III sporulation protein AG — translation MSNWLKKLEQWAGGGAGSPKRSHTFRWLIILGLLGAAIMLFNSFVNVKKIDNENTGREPPLNQSSQTALVQSDPGATNSFESIELTLENRTKEILEKIVGVGTVDIMVTVESTEEIVVVRNMNDSQQLSEETDASGGKRHTTQYTRDGEIVTYSQSGDETPIVTKRIKPQVRGVLVVAKGAENKVVRGLIEQAIEKGLNVPIQRISVVPRKQE, via the coding sequence GTGAGCAATTGGCTGAAAAAGCTGGAGCAATGGGCTGGTGGCGGGGCTGGCAGTCCGAAGAGAAGCCATACTTTTCGCTGGCTGATCATTCTGGGTCTGCTGGGCGCAGCGATTATGCTGTTCAATTCCTTCGTCAATGTGAAGAAGATTGATAACGAGAATACGGGGCGTGAGCCGCCGCTGAATCAGTCCTCCCAAACAGCGCTAGTGCAGAGTGATCCTGGAGCGACTAACTCGTTCGAGAGTATTGAACTGACACTAGAGAACCGGACGAAGGAAATTTTGGAGAAAATCGTTGGCGTTGGTACCGTAGATATCATGGTCACCGTGGAGTCTACGGAAGAAATTGTCGTGGTGCGTAATATGAACGACTCCCAGCAGCTTAGTGAAGAGACGGACGCCAGTGGTGGTAAACGTCATACGACACAATATACGAGGGATGGCGAAATCGTAACCTACTCGCAATCGGGAGACGAGACGCCAATTGTAACGAAGCGGATCAAACCTCAGGTACGCGGTGTACTAGTTGTTGCCAAAGGGGCAGAAAACAAAGTTGTTCGAGGACTCATTGAGCAGGCTATCGAAAAAGGCTTGAATGTCCCCATTCAGCGCATCTCGGTAGTGCCGCGCAAGCAAGAGTAG
- the spoIIIAF gene encoding stage III sporulation protein AF, with product MSWLGDWLREIILVVLLASFIELLLPSKSMERYARLVLSLLILLTMLSPIVSLLKGDAISELSIAMGRQEKEGGLFTGGGKGDTTLEKILADGQKLAQGRQDQSLKLAAEEVAEQMREQIISETGKRGVNVTVTLGMGKSGGTGNEDIPVISAVKVSMSTATANTTGAPGTSSAAAAPPIAITPVEPVEVKIGANPENGSVSVDELKAVNGSVAEDNTSSSEMESIVKLLEQKWDLDPNVIHVDGSGENNVKL from the coding sequence ATGAGCTGGTTGGGCGATTGGCTGCGAGAGATCATACTTGTCGTGCTACTAGCGTCATTCATTGAGTTGCTCCTTCCGAGTAAATCCATGGAACGTTATGCGAGGCTGGTGCTTAGCCTCCTGATTCTACTTACCATGCTTAGCCCAATCGTTTCTCTCCTTAAAGGTGACGCAATATCCGAGCTGAGTATAGCCATGGGGCGGCAGGAGAAAGAGGGGGGCTTGTTCACTGGAGGAGGAAAGGGAGATACCACATTAGAAAAGATTCTGGCTGATGGGCAAAAGCTTGCACAGGGGCGTCAGGATCAAAGTCTAAAGCTGGCGGCAGAAGAGGTTGCTGAACAGATGAGGGAACAGATCATCAGCGAGACTGGCAAACGAGGGGTTAATGTCACCGTAACGCTCGGCATGGGGAAATCCGGCGGAACTGGTAACGAAGACATCCCTGTCATCTCAGCAGTGAAGGTCTCAATGTCCACAGCAACAGCTAATACCACAGGTGCTCCCGGAACTTCCAGTGCAGCGGCTGCTCCGCCGATTGCTATCACTCCTGTAGAGCCTGTAGAAGTTAAAATCGGTGCTAATCCAGAGAATGGATCGGTATCTGTAGATGAACTCAAGGCAGTGAACGGAAGTGTAGCAGAAGACAACACATCTTCAAGTGAAATGGAATCCATCGTAAAGCTGTTGGAACAAAAATGGGATTTGGATCCCAATGTGATCCATGTTGATGGCAGCGGTGAGAATAACGTCAAATTATGA